Genomic DNA from Brassica rapa cultivar Chiifu-401-42 chromosome A04, CAAS_Brap_v3.01, whole genome shotgun sequence:
GAGAAGCAGCAGGTCTTGTCTTTTACCCTTATAATTATGTATAAACTATGGATTCACTACTCACGTAAGATGGGAAAAATATACAGGAAAACGCACGGAAAATCGCAATGTACTTGTCTACTCATCCAAGAGTGAAGAAAGTGTACTATGCTGGTCTACCAGATCATCCTGGGCACCATCTTCACTTCTCTCAGGTACTAAAAACCATTTAACTAATGTACTGAATGAAAAGAGAAGAGTTAATCAAGTTTTTTAACACAAAACTGCAGGCAAAGGGTGCAGGATCAGTTTTTAGCTTCATAACAGGATCTGTCGCCCTATCCAAGCATCTTGTAGAAACCACCAAGTACTTCAGCATTGCTGTTAGTTTTGGTGAGAGCCAAATAcactatttttcttcttctattgTTTCTGCTGAAGAAGCTGTTAGTAATATTTGGGATAATATTGATTTAATCcactttctttctctttggCAGGGAGTGTTAAGTCACTTATAAGCATGCCGTGCTTCATGTCACATGCAAGCATACCTGCTGAAGTTCGTGAGGCTAGAGGCTTGACGGAAGATCTTGTCCGTATATCTGCAGGCATTGAGGACGCTGATGATTTGATCTCTGATCTTGATATCGCCTTCAAAACCGGTCCCATCTAGCTCCATTCTCAGAGAAAAACTTTTTTCTAGTCTCAgttttttgtgtgtttcataGGTTCTTGAAAGAGGAATCTGTGTTAAGTAACCACAAAACATGATTTGGTGTTTGATAACACATCTGCTAAACCTGTATTCTAAGTTTGTAATAAGACTCCAAATCCAAATAAACTTGTTATGCAAGTACAGAGATCTTCCTTCAAATAAGTATCTTGATATGTGAAGAAAGAACAGAGAGGACCCAGAGAGCAACTTGTCCTTAAATTCTGTTTCAGGTTAGGTTACATGGAACAAACCATGACACATCTGCACCAGAATATACCAGATAACTAGGACAGCTACTTTTTTGTTTATACATGACATGTAACACTGAGGGGCTGGTATTCAATACAGAATTGAATGGAATTAGAATGAAGGCAGTTAATTAAAGTCTGAGAATAATTCTATGGAATTAGGTGATTCCGCTAAAATGAAAGTGGATTTATTTGGCAGTTACAAAGTGGAATCAAATAGAATGGTTTGAAATAAGAACATAGCAGAGAAAAAGATGTATCAAGATCAACGACATGCCGTTGGGTGCTCCTCCTACTCAGTACTTCCCAATATTGTTTAGATAACACTGGATTTCATGTCAGACTTAAATTCCATGTCAGACTTAAATTCCATCAAACTCCATTAAACAACCAAATTCAATAACACCTCCTGAATTGAACTGAAAACTACAGTTTGCAAATAAAGTGACAGATCTACAGATCCTTCATTTACCATTTTCAGATAGGTAAGTTGTGTTTCTTTAAAGCAAACCTAAAAAAGAGTGAAACAAAATTGGTAACTGGGTTATCACCAAAGATTTACTGATGTACATATAAACATTATCCCcatacatcatcatcatcatttatTCATTATCATCCATCTATATTCCCTACTGGAACCATGTATTGTACTAGCAGCAGAAGCATTCCtacaaaactctaaaattaGAAACTGAAGAAAGAAGCATCAAGGTGGTAGAATCAGACAGCGGTTGTGACACACTCGAATCTAGGACGTGATCTATCTGTTGAGAGCCCTTCTTCCATGGACTTCCTCTTGTTGTTGTTACCCAATGTTTGCTCCTCTTGTTGTGCTACTTGCAGATGTACTTGTTTCGGTTCTAGTTCAGACTGAAGAGTCAAGATCTTGCTTCCAACTTCTGCTGAATCTTTAATCTCTGGTTCAACTGCTGCGGCGGCTGCTGCTGATACATTTAAAGGCTTTTCAATCTCTTCCAGCTTCTGGTTGTTCAACTTTGTTTTCATCATATGAGGTTTCAACTTGTTGAGATCAGCCATTCTTACTGGTTTCAAGAAAAACTCCTCAGCTCCTTCTTCTAAACACCTGTTAATGATTAATAAACATAAGAGCCTTTCATTAGTATCCGCAAGGAGCACAAAGCTCATCAGACTTTAAAGTTCTTTACCTGCTGATCCTTGCAGGAACATTCTCTGAGGACATTATTACTACCGGTATGTTCTTAAAAGCTGATGATTCCtacaaaatttgaaaacaagTTTACTAAATTCCAGAATAAATCAAAAGATGTTATCAATACATAAACAAATCACAAGTTAAAGATATTACAAACAAGTACCTTAACTTTCTTGAGCAAATCATAACCAGTCATGCCTGGCATACAATAGTCTGTAATGATAAGATTCACTTCAACCTCCTGTCAAAAGCCAAAATCAAGCAGAATGAACAAACTTCTATTAAGACAAAGACTTGTTAACCACTGAAGTGATTTAAATAAGTACAAAGGAGCAAACTTTTCGAACCTGAGGAGATGTAGAAAGAGCATTTGGGTCGTTACTCTCAATACCAAGAAACTCTAAAGCCTTATAGCCTGAATCAACAGTTGTTACTGCAAACACCAACAAAAACATTAACAAAGGTGAGATCTTTCTTCAGTTCTTACAAGCTACAAAGACTTATTATTCATGTTCTTTGAAACACGTTTTCACCTTGACACGAAGACTTTTGAAGCAGTTTCTCTATGAGTTTCCTATCGAATGAACTATCATCAACGGCTAAAACATGAAACTGCGATTCCACTGCTGCCATGCCCATTACAGAAAACTTGAAGATCTAAGGTCAAAGCTACAAACCCAGATGTAAAGTCTCcgactttttattttctttcgtcGGGATCGTTGCTATTTTTAAATCTCAATTAGCTTTGCAGTGTGGAGAAAGCAAGTTCtgataggaaaaaaaaatgttttgttttttttttaagaagacAGCGCAGAGGGGGAGAAAGAAACAAAGTTtacaaatgaaaaaataatcaaaacaaatctTTATGGGGATTTTTAAGGATTATTAGATAAAGAGGGAGGAGAAGTTTGCTTTATATATACTAAACCACAAGGTCCACAACCGCTTTGCTTCTGCACCAGATTTAAAAAGATGAACAGACAAAAGGATTTGGTTTGTGAATGAAAACCATAACTTAAAAGAACTTTTGAGTATTTTGGATTTAAATGGTCATCAGTTTTTGAATAAAAACTTAATCGGTAGGTTTTATAAGAGGGACAAAATAATGggttttaaaatgatttttgtgACTATTACTTATtacataaaatgataaattagTTTTGTTTACCTAAATGATTCACtatacttttttattatttgattattaatgttttttattcatcaaaaattcaaaatcatttttttatatactccttccgtttcagAAAAATCTACatcctaaaaaaaaattgttttaaaaagatacattttattttttcaatctattatttgatgaaaaattgtaaatttcaaaaaaaataatggtgTTTACTGGATTTCTATTGGTTAAAACTTatggaaaattattttttacaaaaaaacaatatatttacaattaaattttaatgtgttttcttaatatgtgtgaaaattttaaaatatgtatttttttggtACGGATGGAATATGTATCTTGATAATTCATGGAGTATTATGCTAGTATTTTCTCCTAGTTTTCCTCAATGTATGTAACCTTTCCTGACCTTCAAGTCTTCCTATATAAAATTCATCAGaagaaataaatacaaaaaatgggACCCGCCAAAATCTTCAGAGATTTAGGTGACGTTGTCAAAGATGCCCCCTTTTATttagagtaacactctttaatTTATCATCATTAAATTATTACCAGTGGCGGAGCCACGTTATGTAACAAGGGGGCAACTGCCCCCAGTACTTTTTCAAAATCCTGTGTAAAACATGAGTAATTTTAGTTATGCCCCTGTGTTTATAGCAAATTTATCCCTAAATCTATAAGTAATTTTAGCTATGCCCCCAACAAAATATTTCTCTACATCCGCCCCTGATTATTACTTGTgttttttagttattataagaaaaatacatatattatattatgatatatatataaaagatgatttataaagcaaAACGTGAATAATGGTGGCGTTTACCGCATATTGAGTAGCTGGGGCTTTGTGATGGTGTTGGTGGCAATGACTAGACATTTTTTTTGGTGAGGATTCTCTTCCAAAGATTTGTTTTGGCCATGGTCATTCCATGCcccattatcatcatcatgatTGCATTTATCAACAGACTGTATCAGCTACGTATCGAACTCTTGGGGTCACACGTTAAAAGGCCCTCCAATGAAACGTAACCTCTCATTCGTCTAGTGGGTTCCAGTTTGTCACTCTGTTTTCATTTTCGACATTTCGTTTGTAAAATAACGAAAGTTAGAGAAATAAAATACACAACAAATAATAAATCCTGGATAAATCAGCGGCCTCACCCATGCCAACTTTTGTAATGTCCTGCTACAGGCTTCCCAAAGGGGTTACCAGAAAAATTACGAGTACTTTAGCTCATTTCTGGTGGAGCAGTGGGAATAATAAAAAAGGTATTCATTGGTTCTCCTGGGATAAAGTCTGCATCCATAAAGACAATGGGGGCTTGAGCTTTAGGGATTTGCATGATTTTAATACGGCTTTGTTGGCTAAGCAATTATGGCGACTGATAGATAAACCGGAATGTTTATTCTCGAAGGTTTTTAAAGGTCGTTATTTTCGGAATACTCATCCTTTGGATGATCACAGATCTTACTCCTCTTCTTATGGATGGAGAAGCATCTGCTCAGCTCGACCTCTGGTTAAAAAAGGGCTAATCAAAAGAGTAGGGACAGGGCAATCGATATCCGTATGGAATGACCCCTGGATCCCTGCTCCTCGCCCGAGGTCAGCAATACCAAAAACTCAATCTCAAATTTTAAATCGGTCGCTTATGGTGGGAGATTTGATAAATCCCATTGATTCTTCCTGGAATGAGGATCTACTGAATGTATATTTTCATCCAGATGATGTGAAGATCATTCGAGGTATAGCAGTTAGTAGAACGCAAAAGCCAGATTCATACGGCTGGATGTTTACGGACTCCGGTAAATACTCGGTTAAATCAGGGTTTAGGACAGAATCATTATACCCGGATCGAGGCACAAGAGTGTTAAATTATGGACCTAATGTTAAACCCCTTTTGGCGCATTCATGGAAACTCAAATGCCCACCGAAACTAAGACATTTTATTTGGCAAACTTTATCTGGAACACTGCCTGTTTCAAAAAAATCTGAAGGCTCGTGGTATAGAGTGTGATCTCCGGTGTGGTATTTGTGGGGCAGAAGAGGAATCCATCTATCACGTTATGTTTGAATGCCCACCAGCACTTCAAACATGGGCTTTATCTCGAATCCCTTCTCCTCCCGGAATTTTTCCATCTTCTTCTGTTTTTACTAGTttggatcatcttttttggagaCTTCCAAAAGATGTTGATTCGGAGTATTTTCCATGGATTATGTGGTATATATGGAAGAATAGGAATGACAAAATTCATAATAATAGGACTGCAAGTCCTCAAGAAATTCTGCGTAGAGCAGAAGTGGAAGGATCACTTTGGGCTGAGGCCCAAATATTAGTACAAGAGAATCACGGGTTTACTCCGCCAGATATGAGCTGGCAGACAATGGGGTCCTCTCGCGTTTGCTATATTGATGGGGTGTGGAGAGAACAAGATGCTTTTACAGGCCAGGGCTGGTATTGCCAGAAGATGAACTCGGAGGACGTAATGATGGACGCAATGAACCTTCGACGTAGCCTTTCACCTTTACATGCTGAATGTGAAGCACTGATTTGGGCGATGGAGTGCATGAAGACCCTGCGTTTCTCAGACGTAGTATTTGTGACGGATTGTTCTCagctggtgaagatggtgtcctCACCCGATGAATGGCCGGCGTTTGCTACACACGTGGAAGAATTCTGCCGCAGTAAGACTTTCTTTCCCAACTTCATGATCAGACATATCTCAAAGGCACAAAATACAATGGCAGACAAGCTTGCACATGGTGCGAGGAGTTCTCCTTCAGCTATGCTATATGTCGACTCTCTACCTCCGGTTTGGCTATCTGAACCGGCGGTCTTATAGGCTCTTGCCTTttatgttgtcaaaaaaaaaaaattatttaatctgtACAATTTGCtggtaaattaataaatatatacatttatttaaCGACCCTGATTGTTTTATTCTGTAAGTTATTTTAAAGACCCTGATCATTTTATATTGTTGATGTTATGCATTTTATTAAcgtcattttatatttaaagatTCAAATAATCAGTTTCAAAtgcattttaaaattaatgagTTTCATGAAAAGATTTGAATGCATATTAAAAAATGACCATACCCCCAAAGTCAAACTAGTGAGTTTCATGCAAGCTGCGACAAATGAAAATTTATGTTTATACAAAAATAGGCCAGTCCAAATCAGTCGTGAATTCAATTGTTCAACATGATGATTCCACACAAGTGGACCAAATAATAGACATGAAAGAGTAAGGCACTCAAGTAATTCAAAGAAGGTGTAAGTGAagaattgagaaaaaaaatcaaaaggatGGAGGATTTGACCAAAAAGATATGGGTTGATCGAGCTGTCTATTAATCCACAATGTCGGGAAGACATGCTTTTAACCCACATCAGTTTAATAGATCTTCGTTTAATCACATATCCTCTCTTTCTCTATGAGGACCCCTCCTCTTCTTTTATCTAATCTACAAACACTTCATCATAACAGATTTTGACACTAAAACGTTATTTAGATCTGATCAACAATGCTATTAAGTTGAATCAATGATGTATTATCATTTACTGGCACAAAGAAGAACCAAAGTTattagcattttttttttataaacccaTGCATTATGGATACATTTACACGACCAGtgttctttttttgtaaataaattatatattttcgcTTTAATTTTCttcataatttcaaatatatctgTCAAGGTAACTttaaatattagtatatatgaAGGTTGAATATTATATACTACAATATCTATCGTTCAGTTATTTGTAAACAATTAATTTGACTCAAGTACTATATATGGGATAGGAATGGGCGTTATAGTTTTTAGTTAATTAGCTTAGTACGGATTTATCATATTCAAGtttgaatactttttaattCAAGTTTGAATACGATGCTATgtataaataattgaaaaaaccACCGCTATGGATAGAACCAGACTGGATAGAACTAACTTTTGTTGCTTACAATGCGTTATGAACGACTGTTTTGGATAAATAACTTTTGATGACaaataaaaagacaaatatttttctttggaACACGGATGAAGACTAATATACTACGTGTGtatgatatttaaaaatcataagaGAAAATAGACTAATAAAGATAAAATGCAAAATCATGCAAAAATAAATTGTGAAATAGAAATGATGTGAAGGGGGCACTCTTTGCCTTCTAAACTTGCACAAATGGCCCCGCTTTCTCTCTTTTCCTTGTCTTCAGGCTTTTCTCCATAATGCATGCTTCTTTTCTTCTCTTACTTTTCCCCATTCAatagtaaaaaccaaaaaaagtaCTTATTTTAACGTAATTAATTTGATGAGAGACAAAACGATTTAAATGGATAGTTAAAACCGTTTATTTAGATGAGGATCTATATCATTAAACAAATTTCAGTATGGCTCTCTTAAACCAAACAGAACTTGCCGAGACTCTCACACTGATTCTTGAGGCTTGAGAGCATTTTATGTAATCTTGCTAGATGAAAAGCCATGGCACTTTAATCATCAATATACCAACTATAAACGTTAATCAGTTAGGATGTAGTCATGAATATTTTTGTGGTGAATATGAAGTAGAGCGCAGGGTCTGATCTAACTAGGAGGTGGGATTATCTACCCTTCACCATTACAAGCATCTTAACTCTGGTAGTGGCTGGGAGCCAAAGGTCCATGGGTCCGTCTTGACCTATAATATCTTGATTAGAGGACCAAAAAGAAGAGTTAGGGTATCAGAAATTCCTCTGTGAATTCGTTACCAGTAGAGCAtctaataaaattttctaaGTAAATATCTCAAGTACTGAATTAATGATTTCTAATTTCATGAATGCCGGTTTGATTCAGCTAGTTCACAAAGGCTCAATTTTCTTAAGTGGTGTATAGATATATAATGAAGAACGAGCTGATTATGTGCAACTTTTGGTTGTTTTCAGGACTCCAAACGGTAAGATCTCAAACCCTAATTTTTTACTCTCTTTTGGCAACGAACCCGAGATCTCTCAAAACTTGGTTTTTATAATGATAAAAAATGAATAAGTCTATGCTTGCTCATAAGTTCCAAATGACTTCTGTTAACTTGTttgtttcaattttaaattcTGTTGGTTTAATTAGTGTTActacaataattaaaaagaacttcttaataactaaattaaatttGGTTGCAAAAttctatttgtatatatatccCTCCAAAATAACACTTCGTTAAGGTTAACTTATACGGTTACAGTACACCAGAAActcttaaatttataaatagaatGTTGcaaccaaattttataaatagaatATTGCAACCAAAGTTgatgtatatatgttttatattggACCTAATTTGGTTAAGAAGACGAGCaattttcattgttttattAACTCAAATCAACCCAACTCTTTTATCTATATAGTATGAACTAGACCAAATGGTGAGGATTGAGTGGTTGCACCATAGTTGACAAATGTAGATGTGCTTGCATTATAGCACCGTCGGTATGTTAGAGTATATGTCAAACCACACGATTACATTTGGTCAACATTACTACTAATGATAAACAACACATAACTAAGCTAAATGAGAGTTATGGGCTTAATACGGTGAACCAAACCTCAGCCATTATTTTAAACGATACGATACATAACTTCACATGGTTTGAGAATATCGATATATATATTCGGATTTTGTACTGTTTAATTAACAGCTATGAATTTTCATTACAAAAAAGATGTATTGAATTAATGAACAAAAGACACGAGTGGTTAGAGATTCTAAAAATAACAATCGAGTTCGGTCCTTATCGTTCACCTTTGAAATTCCATTATTGGTATCAATaagcgaaaaaaaaaattccattattgattttgcattttttatttggaaaaGGCTACGCTTCTAGCGATAACTTTTCCTGATAATACCAGGCGATAGGTTCCCTATATGATTATTCTTCCTCTTGTCATTCTTGTCGTCGGTGACCAAACCTGTGTATATGTCGTGTTACCAATGGTTAATACGCGTATTAACTGACCGAGTGTTTTTACGATCAACGTTGCATGTTTTAATGTTTCACAAAGCAACTAACGTTCCTAATTTCCGATCTGTATAAAATAATTGGAAGAAAATCTTGTTTAAGTTACTGTGTATGAGGACTGAAGCCAGAATCGTGTACAAAACTCATTTTAATTCGTTAACTTGAAAATGTAGCGATGGTTCTTTCACTTTCTGCTTCCGAGGTTGTGCCAACAATTTAGAGATTGTTTATTCGATATAGAAAATGATAGTGTAAGCTCAAAACTTAGAATGCCCTTACAATAGCTGCTGGGGCACATTCAAGAATATGGGAAGTGTCCCTCCGATGAGCACAGAGCCACATTATTATACACCAAATCccttttgcctttttttttcttctctttgttgGCCAAATTGCCACATTGTCAGCAGctcttataatattttatttatcgcGTGcgtttatatttcatattacgTACATTTAATATGTGAAGTTTGTATGGatgattattttttcaaaaaaaaagaaaagtttgtATGGATGATTGTGTTCCTATAAGTTCGTTTAATTATAAAGCTAGTAAACTCATTTCAACCCCTTTGTGACATATCTCTCACCGTTTATAAACATCAATTGTGATATATCAAATGTAGTGTGTTCACAAAAATTACTATGTAGTAATTAAACgaaaatagtaaaaatttaCTATAGTAAAAATTTACTATAGTAAAAATTGTAAATTGTATTTActatagtaaaatattatataaatgaaaattttatataggTGAACACACTATCagttgtaaattttatttactatAGTACTAAATTACTATGTAGTGTGTTCACAAAAATTActcattttcatttatataaatgaaaataactTATTTACTATGTAGTGTGTTCACAAAAGAATTTACGTAAATACTATTGGacttattagttttttttctctccAAAATTCCACTTTACAAACTAAACCAACTACGttgattttttgttgttgtttctttatTTCACAAAATAAGTTGTTTGCAACATCGTAAAACTTAAGAATGTATAAATTTTCACATTTTACCTAAAAAGTGAATTTGTCAATTTTTAACATCTTGGCAATAACATTAATGGcgcaatataaaataaaaatgttagtcTTTCTTAAATCATTTTGTTTTTAAGCGCACTGTATTCAGGAGTCCACGGGTATTCTCGAATCCTGAGTAAGATTCTTCAAGTGCATAATAAAAATACCATCAAAGCCCAAAACTACAGAAGAATATAAGTGAAGTACTCTAGCTACAAACTACAGAAAATTGTCTATAACTTCTCCACCAGGACACTTCTCATAAATGGGCTGGTTGTTACATTGTATATTCTACGTTGGGGGAAACTAGTCTACAAGTAATGAGTTTACCTAAAATTTATAGACAAGTAGCTTCATGTTCATCATTTCAATTTTGGGGGAGAGAACTAATTAGtaaaaaacaaagattaaatACACGAATTAAAGCATAATTACGAGGAaggttctttattttttatgaacCTTTAAATATCTCATAAAGCGAAAATTTGATAATGTAGTTATATAGCACTCTCAATGGAGATTCTCTTTCAAAGTTTCTTAATATACATAGTATGAATacgtatattaaaattttttggAAGAAAACTCTCCATTGAAGGTGCTTTTAAAACCAGTTCTGAAGAAAGATGACTTCATTCAAAACCAAtagaatattataatttttttactgaTTTTCTTTAAACAAAATGTTAGTGCAGATGAAGCGACGAAAAACAAGTGCAGAAGGTAAATGACACACAAAGTTTGTTAACGGGGTTCGTTTCCTACATCTCCGGGACCTTGTCCAGATTTCATTGACTTAAAACAATAAGCAACCTACAATTGCTATATGGTATAACACACACACTAGTGATTACCACTCTTTTCTAAGTAGCAATCTACAAAGATTAAGAATCAAGCACGCATGCATAGATCACTATCCGACGCATCAGAACACACTGTCTTCTACAGCTGCAATCTTCACAGACCTCTTCAATGAAACCTCTTTTGCTAAACTCTCCCGGAGTCTAGGCTTCAATCTTCCACCTCCACGGAAGTACTTCACCAAATACGTCAGCACCCAGCGCACACCAGTGACACCAAAACGCTTGATCACCCAAGCACACATAAAGCTCACAAGAGCTATACATGATGGCTAACTCCACAACACA
This window encodes:
- the LOC103863065 gene encoding two-component response regulator ARR9, translating into MGMAAVESQFHVLAVDDSSFDRKLIEKLLQKSSCQVTTVDSGYKALEFLGIESNDPNALSTSPQEVEVNLIITDYCMPGMTGYDLLKKVKESSAFKNIPVVIMSSENVPARISRCLEEGAEEFFLKPVRMADLNKLKPHMMKTKLNNQKLEEIEKPLNVSAAAAAAVEPEIKDSAEVGSKILTLQSELEPKQVHLQVAQQEEQTLGNNNKRKSMEEGLSTDRSRPRFECVTTAV
- the LOC117133642 gene encoding uncharacterized protein LOC117133642, coding for MGSSRVCYIDGVWREQDAFTGQGWYCQKMNSEDVMMDAMNLRRSLSPLHAECEALIWAMECMKTLRFSDVVFVTDCSQLVKMVSSPDEWPAFATHVEEFCRSKTFFPNFMIRHISKAQNTMADKLAHGARSSPSAMLYVDSLPPVWLSEPAVL